In Rhipicephalus sanguineus isolate Rsan-2018 chromosome 1, BIME_Rsan_1.4, whole genome shotgun sequence, the DNA window GTGCGTTTCGTACCAGCTACACTTCGCAGTTTTTTTCTCGATGGGATACCAAAAATGTAATATCATTATTAATTTGATAGGCTCGGTAGAGGGTTTCTTACTGTATTAAAATACTGTACGATTTCTGATGAACAGCATTTGAAGTAAAAAGTAGCTGAGTTAATATTTATTAGGGACAGGAAGATTCTGTTGAAGGCTGGAGCCCTGTTGTTCGTAATTAAGTGTTACATTTGGCGCTAAGAGAACTGCGATAAGTGAACATTTAAAATCCATTGTTATTCAACGAAGAGTTCATTTTTTTAACGACAGTTATTTGTGCAGATTGGGCCTGACCTTTATGCTATGACAGTAGCCAAAAGTTGAATGAACTAAAGGAATCGCCTCCTATTCGCTCAAGAGCGAAAAGCTCTAGAGAATGTTCGTGTGTTGTTCCCGACACTGCTACTCAGACCAGCGTCACCAAATTTTATTTGAAGATTTTTCGCCTCTGTAAAGAGAACTCTGGAGCCCAGACCGTGCAGTTGGTGCACTAAGAATGGGCATTTGAGAAAACTGACAATAATGTTGCGCAAGAGAATATTTCTTTGTGCTGCGTGATGATTCTTAGTGTCCGGCACCAGTTTTGGAGCGTATAAAAACCGTAGACATTTATCTGTTTCAGGAGCGATAAAATATGCAGTTTGTCAGGGCCTATGAGGAAACTGAGTGGATCAGGTTGCATGAAAATGAATACTTGAGTGCGCTAGGTTTATTTACAGCgtaatttgtattttttttaagtACGGCATCCTCAGAAACAATCATCGAAAAGTCGCAGTGAATCCCGTTTGAGCTGCGGGAACCTTGACGTATGTAGGTGCACCGTTGCTTGCATATCCTCCTCCATGACCGCCGTAGCCACCATCTCCGTAGCCGCCTCCTCCGTGTCCGCCATATCCGCCACCACCGTGCCCACCGCCTCCATGGTGCTTATGGCCTCCGTAGTGATCGTGAGAACCCCGGTGGTAGCCGCCACCTCCGTACTTGTGGCCGCTGCCGCCTCGGTAATGGTCTCGCCCGTGGCCGCCGTGGGAGCCGTGATGGTGCTTGTAATGGCCGTGACCGTGCTTATGGGCGTCGTCACCACGGTTGTACTTGTCATGGTGCTGCTTGTGGTGGTGTCCGTGGTGCTGGCGGCCCGCATGGTGGTCGTGGTAGTTGTGGTGTTGATTGTACTTTTTCTTGTGGTCGCCGTCGTGGTAGTCGTCGTAGTAGCGGCTGTGGTGCGCGGAATCCTCCTTGTGATAGACGTTCTTGTGACCGTAGTTTTTGTGGCCCCGAGCCTTGTAGTGGTCGTTGCCATACTTGCCTCCATGTTTGCCATGACCTCCGTAGTGGTCGTTGCCATAATGCTTTCCTCCATATCCTCCGTGGCCATATTTTCCGTTGTGGTCATTGTGGTAGCGATTGTAGCCGTGTCCGTGTTGCTCGTGTCCATGACGGCCATGCCGTCCATGGTAGTTGTCGTAATCGTTGCCATGGTGTTTGTAGCCGCCACCATAGTTGCCGTGCGAGTGGTGGCCTCCATGGTTCTTGTGGCCACCGTAGCCGCTCTGATGGCCGCCGTATCCTGTAGCCATGGCTTTGAGATCACCATCGCTTCCATCTGACAGCAGCCCGAATGGATGGGCCACCTCTGTTACGTTGCGTCCAAGTTCCAGCGTTGAAGCTCGGCAGAGTAAGATAAGGAAGTACAGACCGAAAGGCACCTAGGAAGCATCAGAAGAAATGCCGCATTATTGATTGACTTACCCGGTTAAAGAGCACGACACAGAAACCAAAGCCCCTCGGGTTTACATGTCATCACTGGAAGGCATCTCACTGTCGCTTGAACTGTTGTAAGCATAAAAATAACGCTAAAAATAAGCACGCTAGGCACTCACCTTATGCCAATGTATGCTGAAATATTCAGCACATGTACAACAAAATCAGACACAATGACCAGGCTAAAAGAACAATCTCAAGTATAAGCGCATGTATTGTGAACGGGATACAATTGACCAGCAATGCCGTAGTGTTCTGTTTCTCCACCGCTAAAAGCCAGCGGtatctgcattaaaaaaaaaaggcatggacTCTCAGCAGTTCTTACGGCGCGGCGAGGCGCCCTGGAGCACTTGCACACTTCCCGTTGGTGATCCCGGTGAAGTAGACGAGTGCCTGGTTGGAGGCCTGTGCCTGGTGTCCGTATTGGTGTGAATGGTCGTAGTATCCTCGGCCTCCCCTGTGATGCCCACCCCCGCCGCTTTTGTATCCGTGACGGTTCCTGCCGTGGTAATGCCCGTGGTTTCCTTGTGAGCCCCTGTTACTACTTTGGTAGCCTCCTCCATGCCTATGGAAATTGTCTCCTTGCCTGTGTTTCCCTCCGTAGCCACTGTAATGGTGTCCATAGCGTTCCCTGCCTCCGTGGTGGTCCCGGTAGTTGTGATGATTGTTATAATAGTTTCGGTGGCCGCCCTCATGGTAGTCGTCATAATATGTCTTGTGGTCTCCGTATTCCTCCTTGTGGTACACGTTCTTATAGCCATGGTTTCTGTGGCCCCTGTTCCTGTAGTCGTTTCCGCCATAGCGCCCACCGTGCCTGCCATAACCTCCATATCGTTCCGAACCGTGATGGCGGCCTCCGTAACCACCGTAATGGTGCCTTCCATGGTGGTTGCCGTGGTACCTGTTGTAGTAGTGGCCTCCATGGCGCTGGCCTCGTCCGCTGTAGCTGCCTCGGTGGCGACCGTAGCGGCCGCCGTGATGGCGGTATCCCCCGCCGTAATGCCCACTGGAGTGCGTGCCACCTGGGTGTTCATAGCCGTGGCTTAAGCTCATTGCTTTGACGATATCTTCTTGAGTGTGTAGTGGCACGTTATCCACTATCACAACTTCGGTGACGTTGCCAATAGCTGCTTCTTCGTCATGGCACGTAATGATGGCGCACAGCGCCAACAGGACCTGTTCGATAGAGGCAAAAGTTACGGCAGTAAAGGCAGAAGACAGGCCCCACATTTATCGGTCGCAATTAATCTTACGATGTGAGCCCTCTTGTTTCTCTCATGCCGACCCCTGCATTTTAATCTCGGCAAATGAGTTCTTTCCGATTATATAGTCTCGCGTTGAGCAAACACAATGCAGTAAAAGCGGTGCATACACCATCCTCGCTTAGGGTCGCTACCATAAGGCAACACGTGTGATCAGTAGTCCTTATGTCTATGAAAACACATTAAGAACTAATTGCTGCTTACGATATTTTGTATAAAAACGCATGCGCGTTTTCTAAAAATGTATGGAAGCCTCGCCTCACCTTAGGCCCTTCAGCAGGGCCCTTATTTTATCACCGATGCACTATAGCTATGAAATGTAACAACGCCTAGCTCTTGTATCGATAATACTACGACAGCTAGTACTTGCGGAGAACCTGACCCACCTAGCAGGGGGACAATTCTGGTCACGGGCGCAATGGCTTCTCTACTTTGGGAAATTCTGCCTATTCATAATGAGCCTCCATAACTTTCTTTCGGTTTACTTCCCTTGCCTATTCGTAACTTCTTTAGCGAAGAATGATTCTTCCGAGACGCAAATGACTTTTCTGTCCTTTCTGTCCTTCGTTCATCTCGGGTTCATGAGAGCACACTTATATCAATCGTAGCTCTTCCCCTACGCTTGCGTTTTCGTTCGTACGGGTGCTTCAGCGGGCAAAAGACAGCCTTAACATCTTACAAGGTTTGTGTTGTGGATAACTAGGATTGAGCGAGGCATACGCGTCCGAAAATACCAGATTATGTGGAGGGTCGACCGCATCTAGGGTGACCACCTAATTAGTATTAAATCCgataaaactagaacgtttattcCAATTCAGGAGGCAAATGTCGCTTATATGAAgtctaatcatggtgtcaatAAGCAGAATCATAATTTCCCCACTTATGTATCAGACATCACCTtctatgaggtcttgaatactaatgaggtgttcaccttagatATGGAACTACCATAGCTGTACATTGTTTATACAAAGTAAGGGGTGCTTTCACACCTCCCGTAACATAGACCTGCCGTCTAACACCTGCAGACCCAATGAACTGCCGAACGTGTGCTGTTTTAGATTCTACAGCGACCACTCTCCACCTGTGGTGGCTCTGCGTACAACAGAGATACTCGATGACCAACGCGAAGAACTGACCAACTATTTATGAACCAGTGCCGTTTGTAGACGTTGACTCGTGGACGATAAGTTGGATGAGCCACTACTACAATTTCTACTAAAAAATAGATTGTATGTGCCGCCGAGTAGGCTGCACCAAAAAAGCCACAGTGTGCACAGCTACACACACGTttagcaatacaagaaacaacgAGGTGATATAAGGATAAATTCAAAAACAAACAATAACGACCCTACTCCACTGCGGTGTTTCTTTTGGAGATATAGACCTGCATTTTTAACACTTGCTCAATTCAAGCGCCAAAACTTACACTCGGGACCACTATAAGATTGGGAACTGACTATAGAGCGATTGCACTTTCGTGTATTTACGCGTAATCGATGTTCTAAAAAGGTATTTCCTGCTTGCGTTGCAATTTTCCTGACGCGGTACTCGTGCGTTTCGCCCTTCCCCGCTTCGTGCGCACTTTCGCCCTATAAACGTGTTTTCTACCTAAAATAAGAAACGCGATTTGAACACCTATTTACACAGTGGTTTTATCAAATAGCGCCGAAATTTAGCAGACATGCAACGCAGAACTGTAATCCTGTCGGAAGAAATCGAGCGGAACTTTTCCGGATTTCTTACGACCTGACTCCAGGCATAGCACTAAAATTCTCTTCTCCGTTTATTGTCCCCTATCCACCCACATACCCACCCGCACGCACTCACAAATATCGTTACACCTGTATAACGTAGACATGTAAAGCCAACTTGCAGGAACCTAGGAACGCATTCTTCAGATCGTAGAAATGGCCCATTTTCGGTTAATTACATAACACGATCCTTTATCTCACGCAGAGACACACAGAGAAGCACACTGGGGCATGACATTTGGTGCACTGTGCACGCGGGAAAGTAGCTCACCGTTAGAATCCCGCGGGAAGTCATGGCGGCGCTGTGGGCGACGACGAAGACGGCCCAGCCGCTGTCGTCTGTCCCGCTTCACCCTTTGAGTGCACCGACTGACGCAGGCATGCACTCTACTTTATACTCGGAGCAGGATGTGTCGCCTGTCACGTGGCGGCAAGAACCGAGTCTGGCTGTTTTTCTTCTTCACATCGGCAGTGGCCTGGCTCACCTAGCACCAGTCAGAGTTTTTCCTGCCGAAAACGCGTCGAGGCCCAGTGTTCCGTTCATCGGTGAGCCTGCGCAATCGTCCGGAGCGGAGATGAAGCGGTTCCTGTCCCAGGACCATtcttgccatgtttactttgtttcttgcttttcttctcttttctttttctctctcctgtgcATCAGTTTACTTTTCTTGTTATCCAATCGAAGCGTGTCGCAACATTTGTTTTTGCGCGAAGAATCTCAAGAAGTATGCTGGGCCCCCTCACCTTTTCTGTATTATGCTGCCTCTGTGCGCTTTGTATTCACGTGTTCCACCACGTTTCTTCTGGCCCTGCCACCCTGGGAACACCCCAGCTGGCGTTGTGTCGTGCACGGCCGTGAAGCTAGAAAAGCGGTTGCGACCACGGAAATGAGCGCACTCTCGCGTATACGTCTTCGTTTTGTCTTTTTTCTTGCCACCTGCTACTGTACGTGGCTCTGAGGAGTTCTAGCTTTCCCAGCCGAACAGAAATCCTTGTCATTACTCTTCATCCGTGACCTGGATGCTGGTTTGTTTCACTGGACGACTTTTCTCGGTTAATTGGGTTAACGCCTCGGCTGCGGAGTCACGGGAGGCTGTTGTCGCGTCACGGGCCTTGCTTCGAGGCCATCCGTTCGGCGCACTTGCAAGAGTGGCGTGGTATGGTGCAACAGGAAACGTGGAATACCGTGCAGCAGTGAGAGTTTACTACAAGCGCCGGTTGTTGACTTGAAAAGAAAACaggcctcttttttttcttacgttcGTTGAGACTTCCGAGAGCCTTGCACGGTCTGTAGCTCCCGAGACTGCATACTTCGAAACGGAGCAGCGCTTCTGAAGAATGAAGTGCAGGAGTTGCCAATGACCATTTTTAGAAACGTTGCGTTACAGAGGCACCCATAGTGGGCGTACAAGAAGCAAATAAGTGAAGCAGTGGGAGCAAAGCAACTGGTAGCTATATTTGTGGAACTGTTTATTGACGAAAGGTCGAATTGGTGATGCCGATGTTACCTGAAGCAATGAAATAGTTCTCGGAAAGCTAGGTTGATAGGAACTTCAACCGCAGGTCGAAAGAGAGACATCGAGCGCGCAACGAAAGCCGCAAGCGTATTATTTAATGGACTGTCAAAATCTCCGACGCCGTCGTTACCTGGCGCGGTTATTCACGTAGGTGAGTTGACGAATGCACGATGCTCCcgggcataggtcagcaaaaaatgtggagctcactcagactcactcatgaaatatgttTTGTCCttttgtccttagagctcactcggactcagactcaccaaaagcttcctcaaccggactcactcggactcagagtcactgTACTTTTTTTgaggcggactcactcggactcaaagtcACCAAAATAATGCTCACtcggactccctcagactcagattcacggctcgatctgagtctgagtaagtctgagtgagtcgactcatgagtccgttagcgtataattggctttttcgaccatggtgtcaatgctctttaaaacCAGTATCTTGCATAATTGccgctctacttggcgccttttgatctcgtgccTTCACATATGAGTTATCactggttgcaatccagtaagaacatttttttttattgaaagatgtGTCGAACATGAAATATTATTATCAAGAAcctcctgtgaaagagtttgcgggagggAAGTCAATCTGCTCCCCCCACCCCCTATACATAACTCACGCccttattaataaatattgaacgggtgcatgaacgctagtgctttcaagtatgtgtgagtcgacgggagtataaatgtgagccgacataaggctgatagtaatgctgaagttgtgtatatagaaccataagtcggcaaaaatgtgtgaagctcactcagactcactcaggaaatatattttgtccttaagCTCActctcagactcaccaaaattttcctcaaccggactcactcggactcagactcaccaaaataatactcactcggactcagactcacggctcgatctgagtctgagtgagtcgactcatgaatgagtttgccgacctatgctcccgGGCCGCGGATTGTGTCGTGGTAGTTTGAGTGCTGCTGAAAATGACATGGCGTATGCGCACTTCTGTCGCTAGACTGGTCCATCTGCTCTATGCGATCGACGAAGGCCTGCTTCTACCGTAGGTGGACTATTCGGGCGACCGGAGTCGTATAAGCCTGGGCCCGAAAGTGGGCTTTAAGTACAGGTCGCGTGGGTGGGGGCAAATGGCTAGCGCTGCCATAGCTGTAGTTTGGCACTTTTCGGAGCATTGTGATTGGTCAGGATGCTGTATACCCAGTTTTGCCACGTCATAAAAAGCGGCGAACATTCCTCTTTGTGATCATGCCAGGCGGATGACATTTTTGCTCGAGACGTTAATGACGTCGCCATACTTTGAAGGAAATTAGTGATATTAGCTCGTCTTTATTCAGGCCTCTCACGTCCGGATGTTCCATCAAACTTTCCCAAGCACTTTAACGTATAAATGCAGTTATGGCAAAATCCAGAGCTAAATTCTAGCACGTGATCGAGGACAGGTGACACACTAAATAGAGCAAGAAACCTGCAGGGATGACACGCAGAATACTTGATGGTAGCTACGTGCTGTAGGAATGATATTAATCAATACATTAGAGCGAGATGAAGAGCGAGAAAGTTTATTACAGAAATATTCACCTCCATCTGCTGTATTTTCTCACACGTTCTTTAAACTTGTATACCTGTCACGCTGTCTAATGCTGTCTTGAATAAAAAGCTCATTCTCCGTCGCACTGAACTTCTTCGAGCTGTATTCTCTCTCGGGCAATCGGAAACCTCGAAGGATTGGCATCGGAACAAATTAAGGTGCGAAGAAAGTGTGACAGCTTTTTCTGGAGGTACGCTCGAACGATAAGTCGTCGTAGAGCCCCGGTAAGCAAGTTTTATTCATCGACGACCTTAAGAGAATCGAGCGCTCACCGCACCGCACTACCTCGGAAATGCGATAGAATTTTCGGAAAGGTATTTGACTGCCAAGATAAGCTTTCTTATgacggcagaaagaaaaaaaaattattttaccTGCAGTTATTCTCAATGGGCTTTGCATAAAACCGTCCTAAAATTCGGCACGACCACGGCTAGGTGTATACGCTCATTCATTTTCTTTCGTTCCCACGACATCCGCCAGTAGGGAGGATTCCcgcgcttcttctttttttgcgccaGCCTTTACGTCCACTTCTAGTTAATGAGAGACAACGTCGATGCGAAAGAACATTTCCGATTCTCCCCTTTCCTGGCCAACTCTTTGCCTCAGTTCCATTTCTCTTTTTATATTGATCTTGCTTTTGCTTCCAGTCTACACGGAAGAGTGGAGATCAGAGGAGCACGAGCTCCTCGTACCGATCGAAGCCGTATACGGCCGCACGCACGGACACCGGCACTCAGCTCCCCTGTAATGGAATCACCGCGCAAAGCCTACAAACAGCACGTCGAGACGCGAGGCGCCAGCATAAGAAGCTACGGGGCAAAGAAAGGCCGCCCGCGCGCCGCTCTTCCGAGGAGGAAGGGAGGAAGAAGGGAAATCATCGCGATGCGAAAGCGCCCCAACCAAGTTTGTGTCACCGTCGCGATGCAAATTCTAGGGGGTGGCGCTTGTTGGTCGAGCAGGAGGGTACAAGGTTCGGGCGTAGGGGGGAGGTGGGGCGGCTTTCGGCGTGCGCCCCCTTAATGCAACTTGTGTCAGAGGCCGCTCGTAATTGGGAGCAGCGGTCGCCGCGCGGATCCGCTCGTGTCCCGCGGCACGCGCTCCCGAAGAGAAGAAGCCGCAGCGTCCAGGTATGTGCACGCGCGTATATATAGCTGCTGATATATAGCGGGGTCGGCGCGTGCCCCGCTTATCATCGCGTGCGACGTGGCCTGATCGATTGGCGCGCGTCGACAGAGTGCCTCCATGGGAAATGGCCAACTGCCGATGCAAATGAATGTGTCCCCACGGAGGCCGGTGGCGGGACCGCGTGTCGCCAAACAACGCCGCCGCATGTCATCTGCGCGCGCGGCTGCTGTCTGTGTATACGCTCTAGCGAGGACACGCAAGCGCAGGCAGATCGTTTTCGCGCCAGCACTTCTCGGTCGCAGCAGCCGCGGCGGGTTAGACAACGCTCGGCATCAAGACAGCCGAGCCCGGCGAAACGCAGCCAGGAGGCGGAAGTGAATAAAAGTGCCACGCACATCAGCGGCCGACGGGTCGACAGCGGCAAACTTGGATGCGCTGGACGGAATCGCTGCGCCCGTTGTGGGCCTCAAGGGGTTCGGCGCGAGCCGTAGCATAGCATGGGAAGCCGTGAGAAGAACCTTTTGTACGTTCCTTGATATACCTACGCGCGTACATTCGATCGCTGAAAGGAAGGCGAAACTGTAGTCCTGGAGTGCCGGATTAATCTGCGGAGAGTTTGCTCTACATGACGGGCAGACTAGCCGG includes these proteins:
- the LOC119397103 gene encoding histidine-rich glycoprotein-like; this encodes MTSRGILTVPFGLYFLILLCRASTLELGRNVTEVAHPFGLLSDGSDGDLKAMATGYGGHQSGYGGHKNHGGHHSHGNYGGGYKHHGNDYDNYHGRHGRHGHEQHGHGYNRYHNDHNGKYGHGGYGGKHYGNDHYGGHGKHGGKYGNDHYKARGHKNYGHKNVYHKEDSAHHSRYYDDYHDGDHKKKYNQHHNYHDHHAGRQHHGHHHKQHHDKYNRGDDAHKHGHGHYKHHHGSHGGHGRDHYRGGSGHKYGGGGYHRGSHDHYGGHKHHGGGGHGGGGYGGHGGGGYGDGGYGGHGGGYASNGAPTYVKVPAAQTGFTATFR